A single region of the Nocardioides ochotonae genome encodes:
- a CDS encoding pirin family protein, translating to MTNPERDPDLVTCTSTGEATIEVLAPRDVPLGGPRAMRVRRTLPSRSRSLIGAWCFLDHYGPDDVAVNGGMKVAPHPHTGLQTVSWLFTGEIEHRDSAGNHAMVRPGELNLMTSGRGISHSEVSTAATGTLHGAQLWVALPAEHRDTDPGFVHHVPQPVRGEGHEARVFLGSLLGSTSPVPTFTPLLGAELLLSPGTRLELDVDPAFEHGVLVDTGAVRVDDHEVERGELAHVPTGRDRLVLLAGDAPTRLLLIGGTPIGERIVMWWNFVGRSHEEVVAHREEWQAQVRAGDGVVTDAQRVRPGRFGVVVGDRLPPIPAPPLPNARLRERG from the coding sequence GTGACCAACCCCGAACGCGACCCCGACCTGGTGACCTGCACCAGCACCGGTGAGGCGACGATCGAGGTGCTCGCCCCGCGCGACGTGCCGCTCGGCGGCCCGCGCGCCATGCGCGTGCGGCGCACCCTGCCCTCGCGCAGCCGATCACTGATCGGCGCCTGGTGCTTCCTGGACCACTACGGCCCCGACGACGTCGCGGTGAACGGCGGGATGAAGGTCGCGCCGCACCCGCACACCGGGCTGCAGACGGTGAGCTGGCTGTTCACCGGCGAAATCGAGCACCGCGACAGCGCCGGGAACCACGCGATGGTGCGCCCCGGCGAGCTCAACTTGATGACCTCGGGTCGCGGCATCAGCCACTCCGAGGTCTCCACGGCGGCGACCGGCACCCTGCACGGTGCGCAGCTGTGGGTCGCGCTGCCCGCCGAGCACCGCGACACCGATCCCGGGTTCGTCCACCACGTCCCGCAGCCGGTGCGCGGCGAGGGCCACGAGGCGCGGGTGTTCCTGGGCTCGCTGCTCGGCTCGACCTCGCCGGTGCCGACGTTCACGCCGCTGCTCGGCGCCGAGCTCCTCCTCAGCCCGGGCACCCGGCTCGAGCTCGATGTCGACCCCGCCTTCGAGCACGGCGTCCTCGTCGACACCGGCGCGGTGCGGGTCGACGACCACGAGGTCGAGCGCGGCGAGCTCGCGCACGTGCCCACCGGGCGCGACCGGCTGGTCCTCCTGGCCGGCGACGCCCCGACCCGCCTGCTGCTGATCGGCGGCACGCCGATCGGCGAGCGGATCGTGATGTGGTGGAACTTCGTCGGCCGCTCCCACGAGGAGGTCGTCGCCCACCGCGAGGAGTGGCAGGCGCAGGTGCGGGCGGGCGACGGCGTCGTCACGGACGCCCAGCGGGTGCGACCCGGGCGCTTCGGCGTGGTCGTCGGTGACCGCCTGCCCCCGATCCCGGCGCCGCCGCTGCCCAACGCGCGGCTGCGCGAGCGGGGCTGA